In the genome of Xanthobacteraceae bacterium, one region contains:
- a CDS encoding flagellar hook-basal body complex protein: MGIFGAMTTAVGGLQAQSFALENISGNIANSQTTGFKRVDTSFADMVASSSAKRQTAGGVTALSRQTNNVQGDIQTAGVDTFMAIKGDGYFVVQKPAGFPDGQPTFVGVDLYTRRGDFELDKNGYLVNGSGYYLKALRIDSITGNTIGSVPEVLQFTNDFLPSQTTTIIEYRANLASMPRTQAYTAAPDTPGSELIDPGAFSGSNPLDAGDGTVEGADVGVFLEQSIAGGAITVYDSLGNEMNVQMRWVKTDSAATGGTDTWEMFYLENSNAGNTDVAWRNAGQVYSFNASGILDPNIPAVTISNLTIDGVVIGNVVLSHGASGVTQFADSNGVAKVNLLNQNGYAAGELQSIAVSDKGRIVASYSNGRAIDIAEIPLASFLGDNALKRLDGGAFEATSESGPAIFGASGTIVGKSLEGSNTDIADEFTKLIVTQQAYAANTRIVTTADQMLQETINMIR; the protein is encoded by the coding sequence ATGGGTATCTTCGGTGCAATGACGACGGCGGTGGGCGGCCTGCAGGCGCAGTCCTTCGCGCTGGAAAACATCTCCGGCAACATCGCCAACTCGCAGACGACCGGTTTCAAGCGCGTGGATACGAGCTTCGCCGACATGGTCGCGAGTTCGAGTGCCAAGCGTCAGACCGCCGGCGGCGTCACCGCGCTCTCCCGCCAGACCAACAACGTGCAGGGCGACATCCAGACCGCTGGTGTCGATACCTTCATGGCGATCAAGGGCGACGGTTATTTCGTCGTGCAGAAGCCTGCGGGCTTCCCGGACGGCCAGCCCACCTTCGTCGGCGTGGACCTCTACACGCGACGCGGCGATTTCGAACTCGACAAGAACGGCTACCTCGTCAACGGCTCCGGCTACTACCTGAAGGCGCTGCGGATCGACTCGATCACCGGCAACACCATCGGCAGCGTTCCCGAGGTGCTGCAATTCACCAACGACTTCCTGCCGTCGCAGACGACGACGATCATCGAATACCGCGCGAACCTCGCCAGCATGCCGCGTACGCAAGCCTATACCGCAGCGCCAGATACGCCGGGCAGTGAACTGATCGATCCGGGTGCATTCTCCGGCAGCAACCCGCTTGATGCGGGCGATGGCACGGTCGAGGGCGCGGACGTCGGCGTATTTCTCGAGCAGTCGATCGCGGGTGGCGCGATCACCGTTTACGACTCACTCGGCAACGAAATGAACGTCCAGATGCGCTGGGTGAAGACCGACTCCGCCGCCACCGGCGGCACCGATACCTGGGAGATGTTCTATCTCGAGAATTCCAACGCGGGTAACACCGATGTTGCTTGGCGCAACGCCGGGCAGGTCTACTCGTTCAATGCCAGCGGTATTCTCGATCCCAACATTCCCGCGGTTACGATTAGCAACCTCACCATCGACGGTGTGGTGATTGGCAACGTCGTGCTTTCGCATGGCGCGTCGGGCGTCACGCAGTTCGCCGATTCCAACGGCGTCGCGAAGGTGAACCTGCTGAACCAGAACGGCTACGCCGCTGGCGAACTGCAATCCATCGCGGTCAGCGACAAGGGCCGTATCGTTGCGAGCTATTCCAACGGCCGCGCCATCGATATCGCGGAAATTCCGCTGGCGAGTTTCCTCGGCGACAACGCACTGAAGCGTCTCGACGGCGGCGCATTCGAGGCGACCTCGGAATCCGGTCCAGCGATCTTCGGCGCATCCGGCACCATCGTCGGTAAATCGCTGGAAGGCTCGAACACCGACATCGCCGACGAATTCACGAAGCTGATCGTTACGCAGCAGGCTTACGCGGCGAACACACGCATCGTGACCACCGCCGACCAGATGCTGCAAGAAACGATCAATATGATCCGCTAA
- a CDS encoding serine/threonine protein kinase gives MDQADNIPPELAGRWQPGVVLKRDVFSTVERGRFAAQDGEQHAVLRRLDTVPWWSFPLALHLFRRERKALAAANDLDAGPKLLYGGERYLVRSFIDGVALHIAKPQGERAYFRSAIALLFRLHRARITHNDLAKEQNWLRGADGRAYVTDFQLAICFKRRSKLFRLAAYEDLRHLLKHKRKYCKEALTATERRILAKKSLPTRIWMATGKKVYYAIARGIFNFTDREGGGPRFVQDAGVIAGRLKAHPQVRDAAVVAFPKRREGAGLYAFVESTGVAEDELRDFVAQQLGRERVPEAVQVVDALPRNANGEVRNEILQLVAMNQLEPVDSLARSDEERALIGRIVAGRRNFHDRFSMRVKG, from the coding sequence ATGGATCAGGCCGATAACATCCCGCCGGAACTCGCAGGTCGCTGGCAGCCCGGCGTCGTGCTCAAGCGCGACGTCTTCTCGACGGTCGAGCGCGGGCGTTTTGCCGCGCAGGACGGGGAGCAGCATGCGGTGCTGCGGCGGCTCGACACCGTGCCGTGGTGGTCGTTCCCGCTGGCGCTGCATCTGTTCCGCCGCGAAAGGAAGGCGCTGGCCGCCGCCAACGATCTCGATGCCGGGCCGAAGCTGCTCTATGGCGGCGAGCGCTATCTGGTGCGCAGCTTCATTGACGGCGTCGCACTTCACATCGCGAAACCGCAAGGAGAGCGGGCCTATTTCCGCTCGGCGATTGCGCTCCTGTTCCGGCTGCATCGCGCGCGCATCACGCACAACGATCTTGCTAAGGAGCAGAACTGGCTGCGTGGTGCGGATGGACGGGCCTATGTCACGGATTTCCAGCTTGCGATCTGTTTCAAACGCCGCTCGAAGCTGTTTCGTCTCGCGGCCTATGAAGACCTGCGTCATTTGCTGAAACACAAGCGTAAGTATTGCAAGGAAGCGTTGACTGCGACCGAGCGCCGGATACTCGCGAAGAAAAGTCTGCCGACGCGGATCTGGATGGCGACCGGAAAGAAAGTCTATTACGCGATTGCGCGCGGTATCTTCAATTTCACCGACCGCGAAGGTGGCGGCCCGCGCTTCGTGCAGGATGCCGGCGTGATTGCCGGGCGGTTGAAGGCGCATCCGCAGGTAAGGGACGCCGCGGTAGTTGCGTTTCCCAAGCGCCGTGAAGGCGCTGGGCTTTATGCCTTCGTGGAAAGCACGGGCGTGGCGGAGGACGAGCTTCGCGATTTCGTCGCGCAGCAGCTCGGCCGCGAGCGCGTGCCGGAAGCGGTGCAGGTGGTGGATGCCCTGCCACGTAACGCAAACGGCGAGGTGCGCAACGAAATCCTGCAACTCGTCGCCATGAACCAGCTAGAGCCGGTCGACTCGCTCGCCCGTTCCGACGAGGAGCGGGCGCTGATCGGACGCATCGTCGCCGGGCGGCGTAATTTCCACGACCGCTTCTCCATGCGCGTGAAGGGCTGA
- a CDS encoding MoxR family ATPase: MRFEGTKNYVAADDLKVAVNAAIALERPLLIKGEPGTGKTVLAAEVARAIGAPLIEWHIKSTTKAAQGLYEYDAVARLRDSQLGDPRVSEIRNYIKRGKLWDAFTSEQRPLLLIDEIDKADIEFPNDLLQELDRMEFHVYETGETVKAAKRPIIVITSNNEKELPDAFLRRCFFHYIRFPDPDTMKAIVEVHFPGIKQRLVSEALRMFYEIREVPGLKKKPSTSELLDWLKLLMVEDIGPETLRERDPKKLIPPLHGALLKNEQDVHLFERLAFLARREG, encoded by the coding sequence ATGCGCTTTGAAGGTACCAAGAATTACGTTGCTGCCGACGATCTGAAGGTTGCCGTAAATGCCGCCATCGCGCTGGAACGGCCGCTCCTGATCAAGGGCGAGCCGGGCACCGGCAAGACCGTGCTGGCGGCGGAAGTGGCGCGCGCGATCGGCGCACCCCTGATCGAATGGCACATCAAATCGACCACCAAGGCGGCACAGGGCCTTTACGAATACGACGCGGTGGCGCGTCTGCGCGACAGCCAGCTCGGCGATCCGCGCGTTTCCGAAATCAGGAACTACATCAAGCGCGGCAAGCTCTGGGACGCATTCACCTCGGAGCAGCGCCCGCTGCTTCTGATCGACGAGATCGACAAGGCCGACATCGAATTCCCGAACGACCTGTTGCAGGAACTCGACCGGATGGAATTCCACGTCTACGAGACCGGCGAAACCGTGAAGGCCGCGAAGCGCCCGATCATCGTCATCACCTCGAACAACGAAAAGGAATTGCCGGACGCCTTCCTGCGCCGTTGTTTCTTCCACTACATCCGCTTCCCCGACCCCGACACCATGAAGGCGATCGTCGAGGTCCACTTCCCCGGCATCAAGCAGCGTCTCGTCTCGGAAGCGCTGCGCATGTTCTACGAAATCCGCGAAGTGCCGGGCCTGAAGAAGAAGCCTTCCACTTCCGAACTGCTCGACTGGCTGAAACTGCTCATGGTCGAGGACATCGGCCCGGAAACGCTGCGCGAGCGCGATCCGAAGAAGCTGATCCCGCCGCTGCACGGCGCGTTGCTGAAAAACGAACAGGACGTCCACCTGTTCGAACGCCTCGCCTTCCTCGCGCGGCGCGAGGGCTGA
- a CDS encoding FAD-binding oxidoreductase → MAPTIPTYYEETSEPFSARPRLQHDIDTTVAIVGGGFAGLWMARMLLRRHYDVVLIEAERVAHSASGLNGGFVSAGFSERLPRIIDRVGLDHARSLYRLSRRGVELVREELAYGLPGVNAVPGRLHVSRVDRGEDLQREAERMAHDFDHDLVYWPAERVRETLATDAYYQALHDADAFHIHPRNLAIALAEEIERLGGRIYEDTPVTTADITGVRKSLTTPRGRVRAHHIVFCGSNLLHGAFPELARTLVPVATHVGVTVPMAEKLGSAIRYAGCISDNRRAGDYYRVIGDRLLWGGRISTKTSTPANLRRMLAADIASVYPQLKPIEIESAWTGSMAYAVHQMPQIGMLSPGIWIASAFGGHGLNTTAMAADLITSGIVDRDDRWRLFVPFGLVWAGGGFGKRMAQAAYWSMQMKDRFDERRSRRRAKRNPTKIEEKAAAG, encoded by the coding sequence ATGGCGCCCACCATCCCCACCTATTACGAGGAAACGTCAGAGCCGTTTTCGGCGCGGCCGCGGCTGCAACACGACATCGACACGACGGTCGCTATCGTCGGCGGCGGCTTCGCGGGACTGTGGATGGCGCGAATGTTGTTGCGGCGCCATTACGATGTGGTGCTGATCGAAGCGGAGCGGGTTGCGCATAGCGCGTCCGGCCTCAACGGCGGTTTTGTTTCGGCGGGTTTCTCGGAACGCCTGCCGCGCATCATCGACCGCGTCGGTCTCGATCATGCGCGTTCGCTCTACCGGCTATCGCGGCGTGGCGTCGAACTGGTGCGCGAGGAACTTGCTTACGGCCTGCCCGGCGTGAATGCCGTGCCGGGAAGACTGCATGTATCGCGCGTGGACCGCGGCGAGGATCTGCAACGCGAAGCCGAGCGCATGGCGCACGATTTCGACCACGATCTCGTCTATTGGCCTGCCGAGCGGGTACGCGAAACGCTTGCGACCGATGCCTATTATCAGGCGCTGCACGACGCCGATGCGTTTCATATTCATCCGCGCAATCTTGCCATCGCACTGGCCGAAGAGATCGAGCGGCTGGGTGGACGTATTTACGAAGATACGCCGGTAACGACGGCAGATATTACCGGCGTGCGCAAATCGCTGACGACACCGCGCGGGCGCGTGAGGGCGCATCACATCGTATTCTGCGGCAGCAATTTGCTTCATGGCGCGTTCCCGGAACTGGCGCGCACCCTGGTTCCTGTCGCCACCCATGTGGGCGTTACAGTGCCGATGGCGGAGAAACTCGGCAGCGCCATTCGCTATGCAGGTTGCATTTCCGATAACCGCCGCGCCGGGGATTATTACCGCGTGATTGGCGACCGGCTGCTCTGGGGTGGCCGCATTTCGACGAAGACGAGTACGCCAGCCAATTTACGCCGGATGCTGGCCGCAGATATCGCGTCGGTTTACCCGCAGTTGAAGCCAATCGAGATCGAAAGCGCTTGGACCGGCTCGATGGCTTACGCGGTACACCAGATGCCGCAGATCGGGATGCTCAGCCCCGGCATCTGGATCGCGAGTGCGTTCGGCGGTCACGGTCTCAACACGACCGCGATGGCGGCGGACTTGATTACATCCGGCATCGTCGACCGCGACGACCGCTGGCGGTTGTTCGTGCCATTCGGGCTGGTCTGGGCGGGTGGTGGCTTCGGCAAGCGCATGGCGCAAGCCGCGTACTGGTCGATGCAGATGAAGGATCGCTTCGACGAGCGGCGCTCGCGCAGGCGCGCGAAACGCAACCCAACGAAAATCGAAGAGAAAGCCGCCGCAGGCTGA
- a CDS encoding histidine phosphatase family protein produces the protein MRRLLLLRHAKSDWPADLEDRQRPLSERGRRDAPEVGRAMAKAKLFPALALVSPAIRTRETWELVSPALQNPGFRFEDRLYGAAANVMLDLVRDTPTEIETLMLVGHNPGTETLARAFAMSGDADAIRRINRKYPTAGLAVLELPINDWKKAAPPAGRLEMFLTPKTLDA, from the coding sequence ATGCGCCGTTTGCTTTTGTTGCGCCATGCCAAATCCGACTGGCCTGCGGATTTGGAAGACCGGCAGCGTCCTTTGAGCGAGCGCGGGCGTCGTGATGCCCCGGAAGTGGGCCGGGCAATGGCAAAAGCAAAGCTCTTTCCCGCGTTGGCACTGGTGTCGCCAGCCATCCGCACCCGCGAGACCTGGGAGCTGGTTTCTCCTGCCCTGCAAAATCCGGGATTCCGCTTCGAGGACCGTCTCTATGGCGCCGCCGCGAATGTCATGCTCGATCTGGTGCGCGATACTCCTACCGAAATTGAAACGCTGATGCTGGTAGGCCACAACCCCGGCACAGAAACATTGGCGCGCGCTTTCGCCATGTCGGGCGACGCGGACGCCATCCGCCGCATCAACAGAAAATATCCGACCGCGGGCCTCGCCGTGCTCGAATTGCCTATCAACGACTGGAAGAAAGCAGCTCCCCCGGCTGGCCGACTGGAAATGTTTCTGACGCCGAAGACACTCGACGCATAA
- a CDS encoding DUF4118 domain-containing protein — protein MGGALLFRLFTGWLLGNTLFFATFFPAILIAALFAGFWPGVAATALSILAVWSVIIPPTYGFETLSPVQIGNFVLFGISSLMVVWLAAVHRELVERVQRQENERRLLTRELEHRSKNMLAIIEAIILQSAESDERDRAHILVERLRTVFSTNELLADSPMQTISLRNILAREIQPYGMQCCTLSGPEVELSGEIARAASLVFHELTTNAAKHGALSRPGGHVKVEWRMADRLVDLAWEESGGPPVAPPARFSFGSRLITRTLRQLGGGIDANFRPEGLRCQIRFAPR, from the coding sequence GTGGGCGGCGCGCTTCTCTTCCGGCTCTTCACCGGCTGGCTGCTCGGCAACACGCTCTTCTTCGCAACCTTCTTTCCAGCCATCCTGATCGCCGCCCTGTTCGCCGGTTTCTGGCCGGGCGTCGCCGCGACCGCGCTTTCCATCCTCGCGGTGTGGTCGGTCATAATTCCTCCGACCTACGGATTTGAAACACTCTCTCCGGTCCAGATCGGCAACTTCGTTCTGTTCGGGATCAGCAGCCTGATGGTGGTCTGGCTGGCCGCAGTCCACCGCGAGCTTGTCGAACGCGTCCAGCGGCAGGAGAACGAGCGCCGACTGCTGACCCGCGAACTCGAACATCGCAGCAAAAACATGCTTGCGATCATCGAGGCGATCATCCTGCAAAGCGCCGAAAGCGACGAACGTGACCGCGCGCACATTCTGGTCGAGCGGCTGCGGACTGTTTTCTCGACCAACGAACTTCTGGCCGACAGCCCCATGCAAACCATCTCGTTACGCAATATCCTCGCGCGAGAAATCCAGCCGTACGGGATGCAATGCTGCACGTTGAGTGGACCCGAAGTCGAACTCTCCGGCGAGATCGCACGCGCCGCCAGCCTGGTGTTTCACGAATTGACGACCAACGCTGCCAAGCATGGCGCACTGTCGCGCCCCGGTGGGCATGTGAAGGTGGAGTGGCGGATGGCGGACCGCTTGGTTGATCTCGCTTGGGAAGAGAGCGGCGGCCCGCCGGTCGCGCCGCCCGCACGCTTCAGTTTCGGATCGCGGCTGATTACGAGAACGCTCAGGCAACTCGGCGGCGGCATCGACGCGAATTTCCGCCCGGAAGGATTGCGCTGCCAGATCAGATTTGCGCCGCGCTAG
- a CDS encoding alkylphosphonate utilization protein: MADEEITRDAHGNELKDGDSVTLIKDLKVKGTSETIKRGTLVKNIRLTGDPDEVECNTKQVKGLVLRTEFLKKA; this comes from the coding sequence ATGGCAGACGAGGAAATCACGCGCGACGCGCACGGCAACGAACTGAAAGACGGCGACTCCGTCACGCTGATCAAGGACCTGAAGGTGAAGGGCACCTCGGAGACCATCAAGCGCGGCACGCTGGTCAAGAACATCCGCCTCACCGGCGATCCGGACGAGGTCGAATGCAACACCAAGCAGGTGAAGGGGCTGGTGCTGCGGACGGAATTTCTGAAGAAGGCGTAA
- the dgt gene encoding dNTP triphosphohydrolase, which translates to MAAKSKRVQNGKVRSSKRGVRGSRSRANNSSASRSNKAARKASRKVKIASKGARSKTKKEALSADLISKLYRASDWGREVKEPSNEPWRSEARRDYSRIVHSPSFRRLQGKTQLFPGNESDFFRNRLTHSLEVAQIAESIAHRLNATDPFFKKNPIDPRVCFSAGLMHDMGHPPFGHNGEKALDDSMREFGGFEGNAQTLRIIAKIEKKKRLAEKSSNDSRIGLNLTYRSLGSILKYDKLIPSRRSAEEGLKKGYYADQADLVGKIKNSIAPNANVEEFKTIECAIMDIADDIAYSTYDLEDSLKAGFLSPSSILASNGSLLDRVAKKVKQATGRNTTSADIVATFWDIFQEITAKSDLDDGETDALYDHIRGFKASQDLAESGYKRSSFTSQLVGEFIGAVEVLEINKNQPALSKVELSKDARFKVEVLKNYTFEATISSTRLKLAEYRGYEVVKKIFDALSGARGHLLMPDDVRDLYRNAESNATSRQRVVCDFVAGMTDRYAVEFYARLHSDNPQSIFKPA; encoded by the coding sequence ATGGCTGCCAAAAGCAAGAGGGTGCAAAATGGCAAGGTACGCAGCAGTAAAAGAGGCGTCAGAGGAAGCCGATCGCGCGCTAATAATTCTTCGGCAAGTCGCAGTAATAAAGCTGCGCGCAAAGCTTCAAGGAAAGTCAAAATTGCGAGCAAAGGCGCGCGTTCAAAAACTAAGAAAGAAGCGCTCAGCGCAGACTTAATCTCGAAGCTATATCGGGCCTCCGACTGGGGACGAGAAGTCAAAGAGCCTTCGAACGAACCTTGGCGCAGCGAAGCACGACGAGACTATTCACGTATCGTCCATTCTCCGAGCTTCCGAAGACTCCAAGGAAAAACACAGCTATTTCCCGGCAACGAGTCAGATTTCTTTCGTAATCGGCTAACGCATTCACTTGAAGTAGCGCAAATTGCAGAGTCGATCGCGCATCGACTAAATGCAACTGACCCATTCTTTAAGAAAAATCCGATTGACCCGAGAGTTTGTTTTTCCGCTGGCCTCATGCACGATATGGGGCATCCACCATTCGGACACAACGGAGAAAAAGCGCTCGACGACTCTATGCGTGAATTTGGTGGTTTTGAAGGAAATGCACAGACGCTTCGCATCATAGCCAAGATTGAGAAAAAGAAACGACTTGCTGAAAAATCTTCGAATGACTCGCGAATTGGACTTAACCTTACATACAGGTCATTGGGGTCCATATTAAAGTACGACAAACTAATTCCTAGCAGACGTTCCGCTGAAGAAGGTTTGAAGAAGGGATATTACGCAGATCAAGCTGATCTCGTAGGCAAAATAAAAAACTCAATTGCGCCGAATGCCAACGTTGAGGAGTTTAAAACAATCGAATGCGCGATAATGGATATCGCGGATGACATCGCATATTCGACGTACGACCTAGAAGACTCGCTCAAAGCTGGATTTTTAAGCCCATCATCTATCCTTGCATCCAACGGGTCCCTGTTAGATCGAGTCGCGAAGAAAGTTAAACAAGCGACTGGTCGAAACACAACGTCGGCAGATATCGTCGCTACATTCTGGGATATCTTCCAAGAGATCACAGCAAAATCTGATCTCGATGATGGTGAGACGGATGCCCTTTATGATCACATTCGCGGCTTCAAAGCGTCACAAGACTTAGCAGAGTCCGGTTACAAGCGTTCTAGCTTTACGTCACAGCTTGTTGGAGAATTTATTGGCGCAGTCGAAGTATTAGAGATCAACAAAAACCAGCCCGCGCTTTCGAAAGTAGAGCTGAGCAAAGACGCTAGATTCAAAGTCGAAGTTCTAAAGAATTATACATTCGAAGCTACTATTTCGTCGACGCGATTGAAGTTAGCTGAATATCGCGGCTATGAAGTCGTAAAGAAAATATTCGATGCACTAAGCGGCGCGAGGGGACATTTATTGATGCCTGACGACGTACGAGATTTGTACCGAAATGCAGAGTCGAATGCGACATCACGCCAAAGGGTCGTTTGCGATTTTGTAGCCGGAATGACCGACCGGTACGCGGTCGAGTTCTATGCCCGACTGCACTCAGATAACCCGCAAAGTATTTTCAAACCCGCGTAA
- a CDS encoding VWA domain-containing protein: MFINFFNELKSAGLPVTVREYLTLMEALNSDADLANRRVEDFYFLSRAALVKDERNLDKFDRVFGHVFKGLDLMSDAAGTAQIPEEWLRKLAEKYLTEEEKAQIKELGWDKLMETLAQRLKEQKGRHQGGNKWIGTAGTSPFGAYGYHPEGIRIGQDKNRNNRAVKVWDKREFRDLDDTVELGTRNIKVALRRLRKFARTGSPDELDLPGTIRETANHGFLDVQMRPERRNAVKVLLFLDIGGSMDWHIELCSELFSAARTEFKNLETFYFHNCLYESVWKQNVRRHSERTPTWDVLHKFPSDYKVIFVGDASMSPYEIMMPGGSVEHMNEEAGQVWIERVTRTYQHAVWLNPVPREHWDYTQSVRMMRQLFSDRMYPLTLEGLDEAMRELVR, from the coding sequence ATGTTCATAAACTTCTTCAACGAGCTGAAATCCGCGGGCCTGCCCGTGACGGTGCGCGAGTACCTGACGCTGATGGAAGCGCTGAACTCCGACGCCGATCTCGCGAACCGGCGCGTGGAAGATTTCTATTTCCTCTCGCGCGCGGCGCTGGTGAAGGACGAACGCAACCTCGACAAGTTCGACCGCGTGTTCGGCCATGTGTTCAAGGGCCTCGACCTGATGTCGGACGCGGCCGGCACCGCGCAGATTCCGGAGGAGTGGCTGCGCAAGCTCGCCGAGAAATATCTCACCGAGGAAGAGAAGGCGCAGATCAAGGAGCTTGGCTGGGACAAGCTCATGGAGACGCTGGCGCAGCGCCTCAAGGAACAGAAGGGCCGCCATCAGGGCGGCAACAAGTGGATCGGCACCGCGGGCACGTCGCCGTTCGGCGCTTACGGCTATCACCCCGAAGGCATCCGCATCGGGCAGGACAAGAACCGCAACAACCGCGCCGTGAAAGTATGGGACAAGCGCGAGTTCAGGGATCTCGACGACACGGTCGAGCTTGGCACGCGCAACATCAAGGTCGCGCTGCGGCGGCTTCGCAAGTTTGCGCGCACCGGCTCGCCGGACGAACTCGACCTGCCGGGCACGATCCGCGAGACCGCGAACCACGGCTTCCTCGACGTGCAGATGCGCCCCGAACGGCGCAACGCGGTGAAGGTGCTCCTGTTCCTCGACATCGGCGGCTCGATGGACTGGCACATCGAACTATGTTCGGAGCTGTTCTCCGCCGCGCGCACGGAATTCAAGAACCTTGAGACCTTCTACTTCCACAACTGCCTCTATGAGAGCGTGTGGAAGCAGAACGTGCGGCGGCACTCGGAGCGCACGCCGACCTGGGACGTGCTGCACAAGTTCCCGTCCGACTACAAGGTGATCTTCGTCGGCGACGCGAGCATGAGTCCTTACGAGATCATGATGCCGGGCGGCTCGGTCGAGCACATGAACGAGGAAGCGGGGCAGGTGTGGATCGAGCGCGTCACGCGCACGTATCAGCACGCGGTGTGGCTGAACCCGGTGCCGCGCGAGCACTGGGACTACACGCAATCGGTCCGCATGATGCGGCAGCTTTTCTCCGACCGCATGTATCCGCTCACTTTGGAGGGGCTGGATGAGGCGATGCGGGAGTTGGTGAGGTAG